The genome window TATACTCTGTACTTCGATGAAACTTCCTGTACCAAAATAACAAGGTCACTTTATTTACAAGCGAAACATTAGAATTATCCCAAAGTCATCGAGAGCATTCCAAATTATCCTGAAAAATGTTTTACCCTGAAATGATCTGAATTTACTAGAAAACATGTAAGGCTAACATAttactattaaataaatttaataataaaaaatgcctATAACTTCAAAATAAGCCTTTTCCATTAGATAAACTGGCACTACCTTTGAAATTAGGAACCAGGCTTTCAAAGATTTGTATATAAGGTTTATACAAATATGCTAAGTTAAAGGAGAATTATCAGAGGATGTCAACAGTCATGTAGGTTGTTATATGTTCTCATTTCACTATGGACATAGCAAAGAATAAAGCTGTGAATTAGTGGAAAGAATCCTGGAAAAGTACTCAGGAGAAATAGCTCTTCTCTtccaccttccttccctcctctcctgtgtcttttcttttctttagaaagaaatGTGATTCCCTTCTTTTGCTTCAGGTGGAGGGGGATGGATTTCAGGATGCAATCAGGACAGAGTGGGCTGGAGACCTCAGAGTGGGGACTGGGGCCAAGGAGACAGCCAGGACCAAGGAGAACACCAATGGGACCAGGAGATGGTTAcaaattaaagagagaataagcaaTAAGTCAATATATTAAGGACAATGGGAGTAAGGTTTATCACTCTTAGAAAGGGAAATTATAACAAAAGTGGAAGCTAAAATGAAATCTGTGATGTTGGATTGGAATGCaggtatcagtatgaactcagatttttatacatgaaaatatacatttatatagaaatatgtatttatttgtagagaaataaatacagatgGGTGTGTGCACAAgcttgtgtgtgtatacacaaataTACTCCCTGGCTCTGTCCCTGAGAGGGCCTGAAGCAATGACCACTCCAGTACCGGTGAGCACACTCAGggtccagatcttggtttctaaacatCATGCTCTATTACCAGAGAGACCGAGGACTCTCTGGTGAACTGGCTGGAtccagggacagggcagggaaaGTATAAGATAAATCTGGAATGTCTTGATCAGAAAGTAAAGAAATGCTCAAACTATAAGAGGGAATTGTCAAAAGTCACAGAAGCCAGCCTGAAGGGGGCCCTCACTGGCCAAAGCCAGGACGACTCCAACCATAAAGTACAACAGCATCATAAATCACTAAATAAAGTAGATAAACTCTGGAGTCCACACGgatattaaaaaaacagtaaatggggaagagggaaagatcttccttataaaaggatgtaaactGAAAAATATGTAAGGAACGATGGAACTAGAAAACTGCCATTTGGCAGCCATCATAGTAACCATTTATTTAGGTAAAAATCATCAATGAATGCTGAAATAAGTGAGCAAAGATTTGTTCAGGAACAACAGCCTTTACATAGACAGCCTTTCCATAAAATTACTTTACACAGCCTTTCCATAAAATACTAATTACAAAGGAGAAACAGTAACTTTAGAATGGAGAAacggggggtggagggatgggttagcccggtgatgggtattaaagagggcacgtaatgaatggagcaccgggtgttatacgcaaacaatgaatcatggaacactacagcaaaaactaatcatgtaatgtatggtgattaacataacataataaaataaaactaaaaaaaaaaaaaaaagaatggagaaactCAGCAGACACCAGGAAAAGTTAGCTTGTGTGTACAATCAATTCTTGTTATTCACAACagtatgttctataaagtcactgtAAACACTTAATCCACGAATACATCCTTGTTCATagagtaaatatatttataatcgCAAATCCTAAAAACAACCCATCTTGGCAAATTCTAATTTCTTTatcttacaaaagagaaaatgaggtttAGGAGTGTTAAGAGACTTGCCTGAGGCTGCCCCACTAACAGGTGCTGGAATTGGGATTCAAACCCCATCCAACTAACCCGAACCAGAGCTTCTTGATCTGCACTGCACTGCTCTCTCCCATATTCACCTTCTGGTCACCTCTGTGGGAGAGCTGCACCATGAAGGTGGAGCGACACCTTGTTCAACCCCAGCTGGGAGTGGTACGGCAATTCAAACTTCTAGCCACTCTACTCAGGTCCATGAGTGACCACAAAGATATTACCGCTGAGTATTGATTctggggttacaaataaattttagtaagcAGGCAATTTCACAAATAAggaatctgtgaataatgaggaTCGACCACACAGAAGTCTGTACAGATGTAGATATGTAGtaaacatgtatgtgtatataaacatacataaagagatatgataaagcaaatgtggtcaAGCGCTAGCCATTGAGGTACTGGGTGAAGGAACCAGAATGTTCTGTaatattctttcaactttattaagtttataattatttcaaaacaaaaagttaaaaaaacctgaaagactcaCTTTTACCTTTTCCAACTGGTACTCCCTCCttttaaaaaccacaacaaaaaagaaccagctgtgtgtccttgggagaGTCATTTCACCTTTTTGGGGTCCTCGTTCATCATCGGAACAAAAGTGGGAACTAGACTACACTGCAGGATCTCTCCGTTCCTGGAGATGTGAAACCCTACAGTTCTGTGTATCTGGAAGAGCACAAGCACCTACCATCAGATTCACTTTCTTCAGAGTCCATTTCCATTGGCTCCATGGACTTTGGAACTGAAATTAAGTCCTGGTCTGCAGATTCCACTGTCTCATGTTCTTGGATGGTTTTCAGGAAATTCTCGTGCTCTTTAGAATTAAAGGATACTGCATTTTCCAAGTTACTTATTGCCTCTGAAGGGACACTTTGTGTATTACTCATTTCTTGCAAACTGACAGTGTCAGTGATTTCAGAAACGGGATTTTTTTCACCTTCTGCTTCATCGTCGCTTGAAAGAACAGAGGAATCATATTTGGGGCCTGATGGACAAAGGTCTTGTAGCCCAGGCTCTTTGGTGTATATTTCATTTCTTGATACAGAACTTGAACTCATCGAAGGTCCTGGTGTCAGTTGTCTCCCACTCTGGAGTCCAGGTGCATCGCTGTGCATCACCACTGTGCTTTCTGAAGGAACTGGGCCTTTTCTACCCTTAACCGTAGACTCATCGCTTGTCTGAAAGGCTTCACTCACCACGTGCATAAGTgacatttcttcttttgaaacACCAGATTCACTGCCTGGACAGAAGACGGGACGGGACAAATGAGCTGAGTCTGCCAGCCTCCTGTCACTGTCAGGGCTGGTTTCATGTGCAGAGCTCACACGAGTTAGATGGGGTCCTGATGGCAACAGCattccttctccatctccctctgttaGGCCTCCAACAACTTCTTCATGGCAACTGTTCTCAAGCAGTGTTTTCACTCCTGACCCTCCTGCCTGCACGTCATTTCCAGCATGTGCTTCCATGTCTTCATCATCATCAAGAACCTTCTGAATGGCTAAGAGAGTAAGCGGTGACACAGGTGCATTCTTCACATCAGACTGCTTTTGagtctcactctcccactcctcttctgAGCTGCTTCCCAGCATGGCAGTCTGCATGGCCAGGGAAGTTCTTGGAGAAGGAGGGGCAGCAGCAGGCTCTTTCTCTGGCTTCAGTTTCTCACATGGAGATGACTTCATGTCAAAAGACCTGCTGTGCATTTCGCTGGAAGAAGGAAGAGCCTCTGAACCCACCTCTGCAACTTTCTTAGCTTGAATaccttaagaaaaattaaaacatttctcatTATATAGTTTTACAGTGAGACAATATACTTCTAGTAAGATGAATAAAAGAACACTGGTTCTCATGAATGAagttataaattttcatttaaacagCACTAAGAGttaatttgttatttaattttaaagtgggTTTGTACacgagcactgagtaatgtacagaactgttgaatcattatattgtaaacctgaaactaatatataacactgtatgttaattatactgggagtaaataaataaataaattttaaataaataaaaacaaagagggttGGTACAATAGTAGGTATCCAttaatatattattcatttatttttacatatatttattgttaCATAAGTAGGGTGGTagtatatctatttatatttaacatatatttattatttattatttacacatatttattattcatttatatatatttattatttatttacatttatttatttatttatttatacatatatttattattacataagTAGGGTGGTAGTTCCTAGAATTCAGAGACATagcatatttttggtttttaaccaTCAGGTAGGTGACGGTACCGAATACCTCTTATTAAGATGTAATGCGAAGTATCTTCAGAGACCACTCTCCTTGATTCTACCTCCTTCAGAAAGCCCCCTTCATCTTCATATTGCCTTTGGATTTGTCCTGACTGTTGctgattcatttccttttggaCATTTTCTATGTGTTGGTTTAGGTAGTTTTTTTTAAGCAAGCCTTTGAGCTGATACTGTGAAAAGTCATTAGactcctaaaataaaacaaatacaattatttttttgtattaaatacAGATAATATTCCCACACTTCCATCCTTTTCCCCACAAAGGGACAAAGAGCAATTGGTTTTTTCCATTGGTGACATTTTCATATTATAACAGTAAAATTTGAATACTAGGAAAAAAACTGTAACtgccttattaaaaaataatctttaaaacaaaaagatttagGCAAAAGAAATCATGGATAACGTTTGTGCCTTAATCGtttattcaaaaaacatttattaagcagtAATGCATGCCAAGCACTGTGACATTTTGATTATGGCTTAATAAATAGATAACCTTCTGGAATGCAAGTAAATATGCAAGtaaagtggggcacctggtggcttagtcggctgagcgtccaactcttggtttcggctcaggtcataatctcacgGTTTGTGAAATCTAgacaggctccacactcggcggggggggaagggggggcggagtctacttgaggattctctccctctgccccttaccctgctcatgctctctcgtgcacgctctctaataaataaataaatctttaaaaaaatatgcaagtaaagtgcctagcacagtccCTGACCCATAAAAGACACCTAATAATTCATGGCAATCACAGTTATTAAtgataatagttaacatttataaagcattttctgTGAAGGCATTCTTCTAGGAGCTTTTATGTGtatcatcccattttattttcaaccACCCCATGGGACCTATGTCATTATCACCAGTCtacaaatgaagaagctgagacaaACAGGTTCAGCAACCTCCCTAGAGTTGCAAGGCTAGTGAGTGTTAGATGTGGGATCAAAACCAGGCTGCCAACCCGACACTGCTCCTACTGCTATTATGTTATTACTTACCATCATTCCTATTCTCAATATTGCCTTTGCCCAACGTACAGATGACACAGAGGTCCACCCTGGATGACTCAGACCCTCTCTTCCCTATCAGAATTACAGGTCCCATGGGCTGCTGAGCCACACTACCCTCTACCCTACCATCTACCGATCCCAGGCTCCACGGTGATGGGGAAAGAACAGAAGGGAACAAATCGTTAGGGACCATCTCCCTTCTTCCCATGCCTTCCCAATGTTGTTTACATAACCCAAATTCCATTTCCTCAAAAGCCAGCCAGAGATCCTTTCACACGCAAGAAATAAAGTGCTTGATACACAGGCTAAGCCtggattttttcccctgaaatgaaaacaaatttacttCTGTCCTTCGTGTATCATTTCAGTGTACCTTAGCATTTTCCTATGTTCACGCTGTTTGTGGAAAAACCAAAGGACTGATAGAGAAAGAAATAGGACCTGCCTGCCTTTTTCATATTTTGGTATCAATTTAAGAAATGTCCAaaagtttatagaaaaaaaaccaCTACATCCATTcattaggaataatgctgctgcAAAATGTATACTCTGTCCTAACAGTGAGTTAGAGAATGATGTGAGAAATAATAGGTGGTAGCagtagaaaggaaaacaaagttcaTTCACCCACTAAAAGCAGGAGTAATTAATGGTGCACCATGATCAGGAGACAAGCCTGACCCCAACTCCACGCACCATCTGCTCCAAGGGTCTGTGGCTGTAGAACCACCAGAAGATGCTCCAAGTTGAAGAATTTACCACTGAATTTCCTATTACCACTGtctagaaagaggaagagggaaggtgaAGGTCCAATTGCATTTCTAGGCCTGCAGCCAAAGAAGAGACACCTGGAATATCAAGTTAGATTAGATTCTGTATTACTATTAGTATTCTACAGACAATGCATATTATGGGTTAAAATAACTCTTATGAACTAACCTAAGAATTGAACCACTAAGCATAcgctgagcacttactatgtgaaAGATACTGACCTAGGGGCTGAAAATACAGAAGTGACAAAACAGGCACATTTGGATGCTAAGAACCATAAAGAGACATTATAGGGTGTTAAGGGAACACAGAGCAGGAGATAAGACctggtgttttttatttcattttttatagacttatttattttagagagagagagagcacgcacaagcggagagtgagagggagagaaagaatttcaagcagactccgtgccgagcatggagcccgatgcaggggctcgatcccatgaccccgagatcatgacccgagctgaaatcaagcgtcAGAaccttaactgaatgagccacccaggcatcccaagaccCGGTCTTAAGTGGAAAGTCAAAAggtttctttgaagaaatatgtgTAAGTTCAAACTTGTAAATACATGATGCTTCACAGACTCTCTGAGACACAAATGCTGTTTACTGGAAACAGATACTATATAAGTAATACTTatcaatttcctcttttttctaataaaaaattttgCTGATGCTCTAAGCATTCTAAGCATTAATATGCTGTTGTATATTTCACCTCTGGCATTGCTTCAAATAAGGTTCGTCTTCGCTTGGTAAATTCTTTCATATCAGTCAAGATTTCATGCTTTATTTCAAGAGGCAGGCTGCTGAAATCTTCAGACTCAATATCTATGGCATGAGGATTATGAAAGAACTCTTCCTGTAAAgagtaaaaattcattttttacatgaaatttacattttgtaCACTTAATTCTATTTACCCTGATATTTATTGCACTTATGATTGCACTTATGATAAATAGTTCTACAAAATCTACAACAGATTAAACACAGTTGTACATAATTCTGCAATAGGTATCAGTGAATAGGCAGATTGGGGAATGTAGCCGTTCACTCACTGATTCACTCTGAAGAAAAAATACTTACCAGACCCCcctaatgtgccaggcactgttctaggtgctagggTACTGTGCAGATCATGCCAGACAAGGTCCCTACTCTTAGGGGTAGAGTAAGACagaataaccaaataaataaataaatgaacaagaaaataaagctggTTAATCTGATAAGAGAGTTGATTagaacaggaagagagaaaacatttatttgatagaTAGAGAAGACCTCATTAAAAAATGACATGTGAGCAGGGACTTGAAAGACACCAACGAGACTGATCAGGACATCCCAGGCTGCAGGAACAGCAAGGACAAGGGCCCTAAGGCAGGGATGAGCCTTATGAATTTGAACAATATCTATAATTCCCTTAATTagattaattttgttttgctcttaaCCTATAATCAGAAGTGAAGACAAGTGAGAAATTCACAGGCatgaaaaagtataaaacttttcTAAATTTAACTAATTACCAAAAGTACTTTAAAACTCTTCattagtaaagaaaataaaataacagaatttgcTTTCCTGTAGGTCGGTATGTTGTATGTGCATGTGCCAACCAGCCGGCACTTAGGACAGGCCAGTCATGCTCAGAACACCCCTTGCTTTCCCCATACGGAGGGAACACCTTAATGTTCCCATCAGCCCTCTGAGGAAGGCatcattatcatttttgtttcacaaaaaaaaagggggggggtgggaaataAAGCCCTGGAGCAGTTAATTTGTCTAAGACCACATAGCTAGTGCACCGGAGAGCCTGGACTTAAATGCAGGTCTTCCTGACCACAATATTCATGGTCTTCACCAAGACTGCTCTCATTTGCTGTATTAATAATGCAGAACCTCTACAAGTGGAAGGAGACTGAGGTTGTAGCTCAAAAGTCTTCTCCAGATGCACCAAAATAATAGGAACATACAAAACCAGTTAACTTGGGAATCAAAGATGTTATCCACTATtcaagaaacttgaaaaaaactcCAAAAACTTGTATATTACAGTACAACCTCAATTTGTAAAAATGTCATTCATTAAAATAAGtgtggtggtggttttaaaacatgaCCACAGGTTCTCTGACACCTCTTTTCATCTAATTCCCGCCCCTTAACTAAGGGCTGGCCTCACTGACCAGCTTCTCACAGACAGAATGCGTAGCAAGGGAGGCCGCGCTACGTCCGAAGCTGACGAGAAAAGGCCACAGGTCCCGGCAGGCACCTGCTCTCAGGATGCCTGCCCCTGAAACACAGTGCCATGCTGTGAGCGAGCCCAGGCCACACGGAGGAGCCACAGGCAGGTGTCCTGACTGACAGCCAGTGTCAACCACCAGACGTGTGAGTAAGGAAGCCTTGGAGGGGACTCCAGCCCCAGCTATGGTCAGCCTGCATTTACACGGGAGCCGTGCAGACAGGACTGCCTCACTGAGCTCAGCAACCCCCAGAACAGCAAGAAGATGATAACAAACAACTGAATTCACGCCTCCAAGTTACACAGCAATGGAGAACTGGAACATCAGCACAgacatacatttacatatatatgcacacatgtacacctgacatgcacacacatacccaaATATGCACACGGATATTCAACCAtaaggagaggggcaggagaatGGGCtaatatatatcaaaatgttaCTTGAAGTTATTTATGGGTGgtatgttttctatatttttatagaagTACGTATTACTATTTAtacccatttattgtttagttgATTGGTTGTAAAAGAAAGATGGCTTATTTTGGATACCCAGACATGCATGATGATAAATGCCATACAAATGTGCACGGGTGCCTGTGTGTTTGTACatatgtacacacgcacacacgaatacacacacacacacacaatgaagaaggcatgtgtctatttttatcaGGAACTTCCATAAATTCATACGACCTCATTATTCATTTTCATGTCATTCATTTCAAATAACAGAATATATTCCGAATTCACAAATTACTTAAGTACCTGTAATGCTTGTTTTTGACTCATTCTTTCTTGCcattctctttcatcttcttcttctgaACTGAAAGTCAAGCATACATTTACAGTATCTATGATTTAATGACAACTTATAAAAATACCTCTGAGGCAAGGGGCCACCAGTTCTAGGGGCTACGATGGTGAATAGGTTGGCACAAAACTCACCGTCATTGTTCCCACGGTCGGGAGGGGACACATGCCAGGGAGCAATTACAGTATGATCTGATGATGTCCATCACAAGGGAGGAGCAGGTTGCTAAAGGTGCAATAAGGGGAGTCACCTCTCTCCAATTGGGGGGGTGGGCGGTCCCTAAAGTTTCCTGGAATCTCTGGCAACTGCACTGCTTGGACTTAGCCACAAATAAGAGAGGGGTCTAGTTGTAGGGTCTGCAGAACGTTCATGGAGACAAGTGTTCCAGGTAGCAACACTACGTTCTATAAACATCTGGAAACAAGGGAAAGAAAGCCtgcctggaggggcacctgggtggctcagttggttaagcgactgccttcagctcaggtcatgatcctggagtccctggattgagtcccgcattgggctccctgctcggcggggagtctgcttctccctctgaccctcccgaccctcccccctctcatgtgctctctctctcagtctctctctctcaaataaataaataaaatctttaaaaaaaaaaaaaagaaagcctgccTGGAGACAGTATAAAGAGGGCCTGGTGAGGTTGGGGAAGCATGTGATTAAGAGGCTGAAGttttatcctaaagaaatgaGAAGCTAGGAACTGTTTCAAGCTCCAAAATAACATTATCAGGTTTGGGTTTTAACAGATTCTACACCACAAAGCAGAGATTGAATTTGACTGGTAGGGGTTCCAGCGAAAGGGAAGAtcaaagacaaagacagagaaagaagtgTGGAAGCCTTTATGGTACTTGACGGTGGCAGCGATGAAGAGAAACAGAACTGGCCTGATTCAAAAGCCACTTGGTGTCTCAGAAGCCTCCGGGAAAGGAATGCAGGCAGCTGGGGGCAGAGACACACTGCCAGGCCCTCCGCCTGCACTTCAGCCACA of Halichoerus grypus chromosome 4, mHalGry1.hap1.1, whole genome shotgun sequence contains these proteins:
- the ERCC5 gene encoding DNA excision repair protein ERCC-5 isoform X3, which codes for MGVHGLWKLLECSGRQVSPETLEGKILAVDISIWLNQALRGVRDRHGNSIENAHLLTLFHRLCKLLFFRIRPIFVFDGDAPLLKKQTLAKRRHRKDLATTDSRKTTEKLLKTFLKRQAIKTALKRKRDEALPSLTQVQREDDIYVLPPLQKEEKNSSEEEDEREWQERMSQKQALQEEFFHNPHAIDIESEDFSSLPLEIKHEILTDMKEFTKRRRTLFEAMPEESNDFSQYQLKGLLKKNYLNQHIENVQKEMNQQQSGQIQRQYEDEGGFLKEVESRRVVSEDTSHYILIRGIQAKKVAEVGSEALPSSSEMHSRSFDMKSSPCEKLKPEKEPAAAPPSPRTSLAMQTAMLGSSSEEEWESETQKQSDVKNAPVSPLTLLAIQKVLDDDEDMEAHAGNDVQAGGSGVKTLLENSCHEEVVGGLTEGDGEGMLLPSGPHLTRVSSAHETSPDSDRRLADSAHLSRPVFCPGSESGVSKEEMSLMHVVSEAFQTSDESTVKGRKGPVPSESTVVMHSDAPGLQSGRQLTPGPSMSSSSVSRNEIYTKEPGLQDLCPSGPKYDSSVLSSDDEAEGEKNPVSEITDTVSLQEMSNTQSVPSEAISNLENAVSFNSKEHENFLKTIQEHETVESADQDLISVPKSMEPMEMDSEESESDGSFIEVQSIISNDELQAELHEASKSPSRQDEEELIGTKKEEATGDSEGLLRPNSGSEASDTEPHEEAEKDADRSLNEWQDINLEELETLESSLLAQQNSLKAQKEQQERIAATVTGQMFLESQELLRLFGIPYIEAPMEAEAQCAILDLTDQTSGTITDDSDIWLFGARHVYKNFFNKNKFVEYYQYVDFHNQLGLDRNKLINLAYLLGSDYTEGIPTVGCVTAMEILNEFPGHGLEPLLKFSEWWHEAQKNKKIRPNPYDTKVKKKLRKLQLTPGFPNPAVADAYLKPVVDDSRGSFLWGKPDLDKIRDVILGGTGRRQMSLCFQY